The Nocardioides humi genome includes a region encoding these proteins:
- the cydD gene encoding thiol reductant ABC exporter subunit CydD, whose amino-acid sequence MRPSDPRLRALLAPARTGLAGVVAAGVAGGLVVIAQAWVVTGLVVAVLRGHDLTGWALAVVAVLALRGLTGAAADLCAARAAAVVGTVLRHRLVRAYVDRAGAAAGSDGSGSGEEAVLATRGVAAVEPYVTRYLPALVVAAVLPPLTVVAIATQDLLSAVIVLATLPLIPVFGALVGLATRDRAEEQWRAMASLSGHFLDVVRGLPTLVAHRRARAQSARIAEVTDRYRRASLRTLRIAFASSAVLELVATLSVALVAVTVGVRLAGGGLGLHTALVVLLLAPEAYWPLRRVGAEFHAAAEGAATFAAAHDLLARDAGPAVDRAAPAGAPLVLDGVTVTWPGRTAAAVRDVSALLPAHGVTALTGPSGCGKSTLLAAIAGLVPLDTGTIAAGGEAVGGPSWQAQVAWLPQQPRFVAGDVADNLRLARPDATEDELWRALREVALEERVRALPQGLSTALGEDGATLSAGERARLALARVVLADRPWVLLDEPTAHLDDLTEQVIADTIAALGRRGGVVVVAHRPRLVDLADRRVELPAPAVVPVPAGRTLASSPAAVPVPESRPTAPGSERRALAGAAVLGALASASGVALTATAGWLIVQASTRPAVLTLLVAVVGVRAFGLARPVLRYVERLRSHDAALRLLARRRVEVYDALVPLVPARLGRRRGDVLSTVVDDVDSVVDRQLRVRMPLVQLGVVTLLVTAVTAVLHPPVVPVVVAATALGGAAFLLARHGARAAEGRLVGLRAELSETVVEAVQVAEELRMWQRALPTADRVAATSARMGAVSRTAAGWLAAARAVVLVGTGVALAATAALTAGAMADGHLSGPVMALVVLLPLALADVTLPCADAGILAARTAAADDRLRALERTPPAVRDFPSRTAPDGHDVTLDRVTARWDLRAPLIQPVTLDLAPGDRVAVLGPSGSGKSTLAAVLLRFLDPTSGDARLGGAALEHLAPDDVRRGVGLVDDHPHVFATTVVENVRLARPGASDAEVEDALRRAHLGPWLDGLPHGLGTWLGAGHGGVSGGERARLGVARALLADQRVLVLDEPTAHLDHATAVALAHEVLGHDVSTAGGRRSVLWITHGTAGLDLVDREVSLGGWPDRLSRLLQEPSGG is encoded by the coding sequence ATGAGGCCCTCGGACCCGCGGCTGCGGGCCCTGCTCGCGCCGGCCCGGACGGGCCTGGCCGGCGTCGTCGCCGCGGGCGTCGCCGGGGGCCTCGTGGTCATCGCCCAGGCGTGGGTGGTGACCGGCCTCGTCGTCGCGGTGCTGCGCGGTCACGACCTGACCGGCTGGGCGCTGGCCGTCGTGGCCGTGCTGGCGCTGCGCGGGCTCACCGGCGCCGCCGCCGACCTGTGCGCCGCCCGGGCGGCGGCGGTGGTCGGGACGGTGCTGCGCCACCGCCTGGTCCGGGCGTACGTCGACCGGGCGGGCGCCGCGGCCGGGTCGGACGGGTCCGGATCGGGCGAGGAGGCGGTGCTGGCCACCCGGGGCGTGGCCGCCGTCGAGCCCTATGTCACGCGGTACCTCCCCGCACTCGTGGTCGCGGCCGTGCTGCCGCCGCTGACCGTGGTGGCGATCGCCACCCAGGACCTGCTCAGCGCGGTCATCGTGCTCGCGACCCTGCCCCTGATCCCGGTCTTCGGCGCCCTGGTCGGGCTCGCCACCCGGGACCGCGCCGAGGAGCAGTGGCGCGCGATGGCCTCGCTGTCGGGCCACTTCCTCGACGTGGTCCGCGGCCTGCCGACGCTGGTCGCGCACCGGCGCGCCCGGGCGCAGTCCGCGCGCATCGCCGAGGTCACCGACCGCTACCGGCGGGCGTCGCTGCGCACGCTCCGGATCGCGTTCGCCTCCTCGGCCGTGCTGGAGCTGGTCGCGACGCTGTCGGTGGCGCTGGTCGCGGTGACCGTCGGGGTCCGGCTGGCGGGCGGCGGGCTGGGCCTGCACACCGCGCTCGTCGTGCTGCTCCTCGCGCCCGAGGCGTACTGGCCGCTGCGCCGGGTCGGCGCGGAGTTCCACGCCGCCGCCGAGGGGGCGGCGACCTTCGCGGCCGCCCACGACCTGCTCGCCCGCGACGCCGGGCCAGCCGTGGACCGTGCCGCACCGGCCGGTGCGCCGCTCGTGCTGGACGGCGTCACCGTCACCTGGCCCGGCCGGACCGCCGCGGCGGTCCGGGACGTGTCGGCCCTGCTGCCCGCGCACGGTGTCACCGCGCTGACCGGCCCGTCCGGCTGCGGCAAGTCGACCCTGCTCGCCGCCATCGCCGGTCTGGTCCCCCTCGACACGGGGACGATCGCGGCCGGCGGCGAGGCCGTCGGCGGTCCCTCCTGGCAGGCCCAGGTGGCCTGGCTGCCGCAGCAGCCGCGGTTCGTCGCGGGCGACGTCGCGGACAACCTCCGCCTCGCCCGGCCGGACGCGACCGAGGACGAGCTGTGGCGGGCGCTGCGCGAGGTCGCGCTCGAGGAGCGGGTCCGTGCCCTGCCCCAGGGGCTGTCCACCGCGCTCGGCGAGGACGGGGCGACGCTCTCGGCCGGCGAGCGGGCCCGCCTGGCGCTGGCCCGGGTGGTTCTCGCCGACCGCCCGTGGGTGCTCCTCGACGAGCCCACCGCGCACCTCGACGATCTCACCGAGCAGGTCATCGCCGACACCATCGCCGCGCTCGGCCGCCGCGGCGGGGTCGTGGTCGTCGCGCACCGGCCGCGCCTGGTCGACCTGGCGGACCGGCGGGTCGAGCTGCCGGCGCCCGCCGTCGTACCGGTGCCGGCGGGGCGGACCCTCGCCTCCTCCCCCGCGGCGGTGCCGGTGCCGGAGTCCCGGCCCACCGCGCCCGGGTCCGAGCGCCGCGCCCTGGCCGGCGCCGCCGTGCTGGGCGCCCTCGCCTCCGCGTCCGGGGTCGCGCTGACCGCCACCGCCGGCTGGCTGATCGTGCAGGCCTCCACCCGTCCCGCGGTGCTGACGCTCCTCGTGGCGGTCGTGGGCGTGCGCGCCTTCGGCCTGGCGCGGCCGGTGCTGCGGTACGTCGAGCGGCTCCGGTCGCACGACGCCGCGCTGCGGCTGCTGGCCCGCCGCCGGGTCGAGGTGTACGACGCCCTGGTGCCGCTCGTGCCGGCCCGGCTCGGCCGCCGGCGCGGCGATGTGCTCAGCACGGTCGTCGACGACGTCGACAGCGTGGTGGACCGGCAACTGCGGGTGCGGATGCCGCTGGTGCAGCTGGGCGTGGTCACGCTGCTCGTCACCGCCGTCACCGCGGTGCTGCACCCGCCCGTCGTCCCGGTGGTCGTCGCGGCGACCGCGCTCGGCGGGGCCGCGTTCCTGCTCGCCCGGCACGGCGCCCGCGCGGCCGAGGGTCGGCTCGTGGGCCTGCGTGCGGAGCTGTCGGAGACGGTCGTCGAGGCGGTCCAGGTCGCCGAGGAGCTGCGGATGTGGCAGCGCGCCCTGCCCACCGCGGACCGGGTGGCCGCGACCAGCGCCCGGATGGGTGCGGTCTCCCGGACCGCTGCCGGCTGGCTGGCCGCCGCGCGGGCGGTGGTGCTCGTCGGCACCGGCGTCGCGCTGGCCGCGACGGCGGCGCTCACCGCCGGCGCAATGGCCGACGGCCACCTCTCCGGACCGGTGATGGCGCTCGTCGTCCTGCTCCCCCTCGCCCTCGCCGACGTCACGCTCCCCTGCGCCGACGCCGGGATCCTCGCGGCCCGCACCGCCGCGGCGGACGACCGGCTGCGGGCGCTCGAGCGCACCCCGCCGGCGGTCCGTGACTTCCCCAGCCGCACTGCACCTGACGGTCACGACGTGACGCTCGACCGGGTCACGGCCCGCTGGGACCTGCGCGCGCCTCTCATCCAGCCGGTCACTCTCGACCTGGCGCCGGGCGACCGGGTCGCCGTGTTGGGGCCGTCGGGCTCGGGCAAGAGCACCCTCGCCGCCGTCCTGCTCCGCTTCCTCGACCCCACCTCCGGCGACGCCCGGCTCGGTGGCGCGGCGCTGGAGCACCTCGCCCCCGACGACGTACGACGCGGGGTCGGCCTCGTCGACGACCACCCGCACGTCTTCGCCACCACAGTGGTCGAGAACGTCCGCCTGGCCCGCCCCGGCGCGAGCGACGCGGAGGTCGAGGACGCGCTGCGCCGCGCCCACCTCGGCCCCTGGCTGGACGGCCTGCCCCACGGCCTGGGCACCTGGCTCGGCGCGGGCCACGGCGGCGTCTCCGGCGGCGAGCGCGCCCGCCTCGGCGTGGCCCGGGCGCTGCTCGCCGACCAGCGGGTGCTGGTGCTCGACGAGCCCACCGCCCATCTCGACCACGCCACCGCCGTCGCGCTGGCTCATGAGGTGCTCGGCCACGACGTGTCGACGGCCGGCGGGCGCCGGTCCGTCCTGTGGATCACCCACGGCACGGCCGGGCTGGACCTGGTCGACCGAGAGGTGTCCCTGGGCGGGTGGCCCGATCGTCTAAGCCGGCTGCTCCAGGAACCTTCTGGAGGTTGA
- the cydB gene encoding cytochrome d ubiquinol oxidase subunit II, with translation MELTTVWFVLIAVLWIGYFTLEGFDFGVGMLLPVLARDDTERRVMINTIGPVWDGNEVWLLVAGGATFAAFPEWYATLFSGFYLPLLLILLALIVRGLAFEYRAKRDDQRWKGRWDLAIIVGSFVPSLLWGVAFANILRGVPIDADLEYVGGFVDLLNPYALLGGLTTLALFVTHGALFVALKTDGEIRHRARRLAVPSVAVTAVLAVAFLGWTQQQTGTAASAVAFVVAAASLVGAGLAARAGREGWAFLGTFVTIALAVAGLFLALFPDVMPSTLAGGESLTTTNAAATAYTLRIMTVTAVIFTPLVLAYQGWTYWVFRKRIATHHIPPAAAPAETAGAA, from the coding sequence ATGGAGCTCACCACCGTCTGGTTCGTCCTCATCGCCGTCCTGTGGATCGGCTACTTCACCCTCGAGGGCTTCGACTTCGGCGTCGGCATGCTGCTGCCCGTCCTGGCCCGCGACGACACCGAGCGCCGGGTCATGATCAACACGATCGGCCCGGTCTGGGACGGCAACGAGGTCTGGCTGCTGGTCGCCGGCGGCGCGACCTTCGCCGCCTTCCCGGAGTGGTACGCCACGTTGTTCAGCGGGTTCTACCTGCCGTTGCTGCTCATCCTGCTGGCGCTGATCGTCCGGGGGCTCGCCTTCGAGTACCGCGCCAAGCGGGACGACCAACGCTGGAAGGGACGCTGGGACCTGGCGATCATCGTGGGATCGTTCGTCCCGTCGCTGCTGTGGGGAGTGGCGTTCGCGAACATCCTGCGCGGGGTGCCGATCGACGCCGACCTGGAGTACGTCGGCGGCTTCGTCGACCTGCTCAACCCCTACGCCCTGCTCGGCGGCCTCACCACGCTGGCGCTGTTCGTCACCCACGGCGCGCTGTTCGTGGCGCTCAAGACCGACGGGGAGATCCGGCACCGGGCGCGGCGGCTGGCCGTCCCGTCGGTGGCGGTGACCGCCGTGCTGGCGGTGGCCTTCCTCGGCTGGACCCAGCAGCAGACGGGGACGGCCGCGTCCGCCGTGGCCTTCGTGGTCGCCGCGGCCAGCCTGGTCGGCGCGGGTCTCGCGGCCCGCGCCGGCCGGGAGGGCTGGGCCTTCCTCGGCACCTTCGTCACGATCGCGCTGGCCGTGGCGGGGCTGTTCCTGGCCCTGTTCCCGGACGTCATGCCGAGCACCCTGGCCGGCGGGGAGAGCCTGACGACGACGAACGCCGCCGCGACGGCGTACACGCTGCGGATCATGACGGTCACCGCGGTGATCTTCACGCCCCTCGTGCTGGCCTACCAGGGCTGGACCTACTGGGTGTTCCGCAAGCGGATCGCCACCCACCACATCCCGCCGGCCGCGGCGCCCGCGGAGACGGCCGGCGCGGCATGA
- a CDS encoding Acg family FMN-binding oxidoreductase, protein MSSRTTQRSRTYAEPAPPAVLERLVSLACLAPSVHNTQPWLWRHADGALELSADLRRQLPAEDPRGRNLTLSCGAALHHLQFAARALGWDTTVERLPLGAPETVLARVLVHRTARQAVARGDIDLLRTRCTDRRRFTAWPVPADRLTELCHGAVRWGARAEAVTSDAGRFRLELLANQALTSLEIDGRRLLEQDRWIDRDGPDGIPLELLPDDPDPLQARSRFRPGLLEDTRLVIHGGDRVIALGGGYDDVAGWLRTGEAMSDLWLEATRAGMSVVPMSQPVEVESTRQEITRSVLGGRFELHLLLRVGWQAIGRSGLPRTPRRPLAEVFRR, encoded by the coding sequence ATGAGCAGTCGCACCACGCAGAGGAGCAGGACGTACGCCGAGCCGGCGCCGCCCGCGGTCCTCGAGCGCCTGGTGTCCCTGGCCTGCCTGGCGCCGAGCGTGCACAACACCCAGCCCTGGCTGTGGCGGCACGCCGACGGCGCGCTCGAGCTCAGCGCCGACCTGCGCCGGCAGCTGCCCGCCGAGGACCCGCGCGGGCGCAATCTCACCCTCAGCTGCGGCGCGGCGCTGCACCACCTGCAGTTCGCGGCGCGGGCGCTGGGCTGGGACACCACCGTGGAGCGCCTGCCCCTGGGCGCGCCGGAGACGGTGCTCGCCCGGGTCCTGGTGCACCGCACCGCCCGGCAGGCCGTCGCCCGCGGTGACATCGACCTGCTCCGGACCCGGTGCACCGACCGGCGCCGGTTCACGGCATGGCCGGTCCCCGCGGACCGCCTGACCGAGCTGTGCCACGGCGCCGTCCGTTGGGGGGCGCGCGCCGAGGCGGTGACCAGCGACGCCGGCCGGTTCCGCCTGGAGCTGCTCGCGAACCAGGCCCTGACCTCCCTCGAGATCGACGGCCGGCGGCTGCTGGAGCAGGACCGGTGGATCGACCGGGACGGCCCGGACGGGATCCCGCTGGAGCTGCTGCCCGACGACCCCGACCCGCTGCAGGCCCGCTCCCGGTTCCGGCCCGGGCTGCTCGAGGACACCCGGCTGGTCATCCACGGCGGCGACCGGGTGATCGCCCTCGGCGGCGGGTACGACGACGTCGCGGGCTGGCTGCGCACCGGCGAGGCGATGAGCGACCTGTGGCTCGAGGCCACCCGGGCCGGGATGTCGGTCGTGCCGATGAGCCAGCCGGTCGAGGTGGAGAGCACCCGCCAGGAGATCACCCGCAGCGTCCTCGGCGGCCGGTTCGAGCTCCATCTGCTGCTGCGGGTGGGCTGGCAGGCGATCGGCCGGAGCGGCCTGCCGCGCACGCCGCGCCGCCCCCTCGCCGAGGTCTTCCGGCGCTGA
- a CDS encoding response regulator, with translation MSDEATAEAGQQIRVYLLDDHEMIRRGIRDLLESEGDIVVVGESESAAEATRRIPALRPDVAILDGRLPDGSGIDVCRDVRSQDPTIKALILTSYDDDDALFSAIMAGAAGYVLKQVRGNDLLDIVRRVAAGQSTLDPSVTAQVLDRIRSGPPVNKELESLTEQEGRILDLIGQGLTNRQIARELHLAEKTVKNYVSSLLAKLGMSSRTQAAIYAVKNVNAPRPGG, from the coding sequence GTGAGCGACGAAGCGACGGCCGAGGCCGGCCAGCAGATCCGCGTCTACCTCCTCGACGACCACGAGATGATCCGGCGCGGGATCCGCGACCTGCTCGAGAGCGAGGGCGACATCGTCGTGGTCGGCGAGTCGGAGTCGGCGGCCGAGGCGACCCGGCGGATCCCGGCGCTGCGTCCCGACGTGGCGATCCTCGACGGGCGGCTGCCCGACGGGTCCGGCATCGACGTGTGCCGCGACGTGCGGTCGCAGGACCCCACCATCAAGGCGCTGATCCTCACGTCGTACGACGATGACGACGCCCTCTTCTCCGCGATCATGGCCGGCGCCGCCGGCTACGTCCTCAAGCAGGTGCGGGGCAACGACCTGCTCGACATCGTGCGCCGGGTGGCCGCCGGGCAGTCGACCCTCGACCCGTCCGTGACCGCGCAGGTGCTGGACCGGATCCGCTCCGGCCCGCCGGTCAACAAGGAGCTGGAGTCGCTGACCGAGCAGGAGGGCCGGATCCTCGACCTGATCGGGCAGGGCCTGACCAACCGGCAGATCGCCCGCGAGCTCCACCTCGCCGAGAAGACCGTCAAGAACTACGTCTCCTCGCTGCTGGCCAAGCTCGGCATGTCCAGCCGCACCCAGGCCGCGATCTACGCGGTCAAGAACGTCAACGCTCCGCGTCCGGGCGGCTGA
- a CDS encoding pyridoxamine 5'-phosphate oxidase family protein, producing MAQPEIQPGRLVVLSDEECWDLLRSRPVGRLAWSGGEGVSVVPVNFAVEGDAVLLRTTPYSAMARDCADREVAFEVDQIDEEGHGGWSVLVRGRCERERRASDGPTPWATGPRVLGLRIAVESLTGRRVVSRPDAER from the coding sequence GTGGCGCAGCCCGAGATCCAGCCCGGGAGGCTGGTCGTGCTCTCCGACGAGGAGTGCTGGGACCTCCTCCGCTCCCGTCCGGTCGGCCGGCTCGCGTGGTCCGGTGGCGAGGGCGTGTCCGTCGTGCCGGTCAACTTCGCCGTCGAGGGCGACGCCGTGCTGCTGCGCACGACGCCGTACTCCGCGATGGCGCGCGACTGCGCCGACCGCGAGGTCGCCTTCGAGGTCGACCAGATCGACGAGGAGGGGCACGGCGGCTGGAGCGTCCTGGTCCGCGGCCGCTGCGAGCGCGAGCGCCGCGCCTCCGACGGCCCGACGCCCTGGGCGACCGGCCCACGCGTCCTCGGCCTGCGGATCGCGGTGGAGTCGCTGACCGGGCGGCGCGTCGTCAGCCGCCCGGACGCGGAGCGTTGA
- a CDS encoding GAF domain-containing sensor histidine kinase encodes MNLDEVEFEELVRAVRDRMHGALDQQARLQLLLDAVVTISADLSLDGVLSRIVAIASRLVDARYAALGVLSAGRRRRLRTFVHHGISDEVAAEIGDLPTGHGLLGLIIDRPEPLRLHEIAEHPESYGFPPHHPPMSSFLGVPVRIRDQVFGNLYLTEKAGGVDFTADDEEIVVALAAAAGVAIENARLYEQTAARETWARATAALAQLLADPDPADDVVARLADQARELAAADTAWVQIGPAAGPETAGEDGPVLRVPFAPSAGVDGMLCLAWSPEHEDSYHALDDSLVKAYAEQATLSLQLAEAREDQRRLAVFEDRDRIGRDLHDLVIQRLFAVGLGLQGATRQIDRPEVAARIEQAVDDLDATIKDIRRAIFGLSSLDTAGDVQAEVTRLVDRAAATLKFRPSLRFEGPVRTLIPDDLAPDLLAVLAEGLSNASRHAGASAVEVVVEAGDDIVLTVRDNGRGMAGAVTESGLANIRVRAEQRGGSLAVVSVPDGGTTLIWSVPR; translated from the coding sequence GTGAACCTCGACGAGGTGGAGTTCGAGGAGCTGGTCCGCGCCGTCCGCGACCGGATGCACGGCGCCCTCGACCAGCAGGCGCGCCTGCAGCTGCTGCTGGACGCCGTCGTCACCATCTCGGCCGACCTCAGCCTCGACGGCGTGCTCTCGCGGATCGTCGCGATCGCCAGCCGCCTGGTCGACGCCCGGTACGCCGCGCTCGGCGTGCTGAGCGCCGGTCGCCGGCGCCGCCTGCGGACCTTCGTCCACCACGGGATCTCCGACGAGGTCGCCGCCGAGATCGGCGACCTGCCGACCGGCCACGGCCTGCTGGGGCTGATCATCGACCGGCCCGAGCCGCTGCGGCTCCACGAGATCGCGGAGCACCCCGAGTCGTACGGCTTCCCGCCGCACCACCCGCCGATGAGCTCGTTCCTCGGCGTGCCCGTGCGGATCCGCGACCAGGTGTTCGGCAACCTCTATCTGACCGAGAAGGCCGGCGGCGTCGACTTCACGGCCGACGACGAGGAGATCGTGGTCGCGCTCGCCGCCGCGGCGGGCGTGGCCATCGAGAACGCCCGTCTCTACGAGCAGACCGCCGCCCGGGAGACGTGGGCCCGCGCCACCGCCGCGCTGGCGCAGCTGCTGGCCGACCCCGACCCGGCCGACGACGTGGTGGCCCGGCTGGCGGACCAGGCCCGGGAGCTCGCCGCGGCCGACACTGCGTGGGTCCAGATCGGCCCCGCCGCCGGACCGGAGACGGCCGGCGAGGACGGCCCGGTCCTCCGGGTGCCCTTCGCGCCGTCGGCAGGCGTCGACGGCATGCTCTGTCTGGCCTGGTCGCCGGAGCACGAGGACAGCTACCACGCCCTCGACGACAGTCTGGTCAAGGCGTACGCCGAGCAGGCCACCCTGTCGCTGCAGCTGGCGGAGGCCCGGGAGGACCAGCGCCGGCTCGCGGTCTTCGAGGACCGCGACCGGATCGGCCGCGACCTCCACGACCTGGTCATCCAGCGCCTCTTCGCCGTCGGGCTCGGCCTGCAGGGCGCGACCCGGCAGATCGACCGCCCGGAGGTCGCCGCCCGCATCGAGCAGGCCGTCGACGACCTCGACGCCACCATCAAGGACATCCGCCGCGCGATCTTCGGGCTCAGCTCGCTGGACACCGCCGGCGACGTCCAGGCCGAGGTCACCCGGCTCGTCGACCGGGCCGCCGCGACGCTCAAGTTCCGCCCCTCGCTGCGCTTCGAGGGACCGGTCCGGACCCTGATCCCCGACGACCTCGCCCCCGACCTCCTCGCCGTGCTGGCCGAGGGGCTCTCCAACGCCAGCCGCCACGCGGGGGCGAGCGCCGTCGAGGTCGTGGTCGAGGCCGGCGACGACATCGTGCTGACGGTCCGCGACAACGGTCGCGGCATGGCCGGCGCGGTGACCGAGAGCGGCCTGGCCAACATCCGGGTCCGCGCCGAGCAGCGCGGCGGCAGCCTGGCCGTCGTGTCCGTCCCCGACGGCGGCACCACCCTGATCTGGTCCGTCCCGCGCTGA
- a CDS encoding acyl-CoA carboxylase subunit beta yields MTEDAPATGLTELLARRFLTTDEARAEKVARWHERGRRTARENIADLVDAGSFVEYGRFVTAAQEQRRPLAELVVEAPADGIVGGTATIDGRPCAVLSYDYLVMAGTQGMRGHRKSDRLIELVRRMGLPTVFFTEGGGGRPGDTDLPLVSALDVGSFALWGELEGVVPRIAVVSGRCFAGNAVLAGCADLRVATPDANLGMAGPAMIAGGGLGQFAAEEIGPVAEQAANGVIDVVVEDEEEAVAVVRRLLGYLAGPVPGGAAADPAALRTLLPANDREAFDVRPVVEALADADSVTWLREAWAPELVTAFARIEGLPLGVVANQSTHLAGALTADASAKAADFLGLCERWGLPVVSLVDTPGFMVGPDAERTGLVRQAARMVNAGARLSVPLVGVVLRRGYGLGAQAMLGGSTHRPLLTVAWPDAHLGPMGLEGAVRLAMARELAALPEDEREDTVARHTAELRTHASALNAARVFEIDDVVDPAETRGVVAATLRAAG; encoded by the coding sequence GTGACCGAAGACGCCCCAGCCACCGGCCTGACCGAGCTGCTCGCGCGGCGCTTCCTCACCACCGACGAGGCCCGCGCCGAGAAGGTCGCCCGCTGGCACGAGCGCGGCCGTCGTACCGCACGGGAGAACATCGCGGACCTGGTCGACGCGGGCTCCTTCGTGGAGTACGGCCGGTTCGTCACCGCCGCGCAGGAGCAGCGCCGGCCGCTGGCGGAGCTGGTCGTCGAGGCGCCGGCGGACGGGATCGTCGGCGGCACCGCGACCATCGACGGCCGGCCGTGCGCGGTGCTGTCGTACGACTACCTGGTCATGGCCGGGACGCAGGGCATGCGCGGGCACCGCAAGTCCGACCGGCTGATCGAGCTGGTCCGGCGGATGGGGCTGCCGACCGTCTTCTTCACCGAGGGCGGGGGCGGACGGCCCGGCGACACCGACCTGCCGCTCGTCTCCGCGCTCGACGTCGGCTCGTTCGCCCTGTGGGGCGAGCTGGAGGGCGTGGTGCCGCGGATCGCGGTGGTGTCGGGTCGCTGCTTCGCCGGCAACGCCGTGCTGGCCGGGTGCGCCGACCTGCGGGTGGCGACACCGGACGCGAACCTCGGGATGGCCGGCCCCGCGATGATCGCCGGCGGCGGGCTCGGGCAGTTCGCCGCCGAGGAGATCGGCCCGGTCGCCGAGCAGGCCGCCAACGGGGTGATCGACGTCGTGGTCGAGGACGAGGAGGAGGCCGTCGCCGTCGTACGACGGCTGCTGGGCTACCTGGCCGGACCGGTCCCCGGCGGCGCGGCGGCGGACCCCGCCGCGCTGCGCACCCTGCTGCCCGCCAACGACCGCGAGGCGTTCGACGTGCGCCCGGTCGTGGAGGCGCTCGCCGACGCCGACAGCGTCACCTGGCTGCGCGAGGCGTGGGCGCCCGAGCTCGTGACGGCCTTCGCCCGGATCGAGGGCCTGCCTCTCGGCGTCGTCGCCAACCAGTCCACCCACCTGGCCGGCGCGCTGACGGCGGACGCCTCGGCCAAGGCCGCCGACTTCCTCGGGCTGTGCGAGCGGTGGGGGCTGCCGGTGGTCTCCCTCGTGGACACGCCGGGCTTCATGGTCGGCCCCGACGCCGAGCGGACCGGCCTGGTCCGGCAGGCCGCGCGGATGGTCAACGCCGGCGCCCGACTCAGCGTGCCGCTCGTCGGCGTCGTGCTGCGCCGCGGCTACGGCCTGGGCGCGCAGGCCATGCTCGGCGGCAGCACCCACCGCCCGCTGCTCACCGTCGCCTGGCCGGACGCGCACCTCGGGCCGATGGGCCTGGAGGGCGCGGTGCGGCTGGCGATGGCCCGCGAGCTGGCCGCGCTGCCCGAGGACGAGCGCGAGGACACGGTCGCCCGGCACACCGCGGAGCTCCGCACCCACGCGAGCGCGCTCAACGCCGCCCGGGTCTTCGAGATCGACGATGTCGTCGACCCGGCCGAGACCCGCGGCGTGGTCGCGGCCACGCTGCGGGCCGCCGGCTGA
- the adhP gene encoding alcohol dehydrogenase AdhP, whose product MRAAVVHDFTEALSIEDRAVPDPGPGQVLVRIEASGLCHTDIHAAHGDWPVKPAPPFVPGHEGVGTVEALGPGVAGRSVGERVALPWLGHACGRCDHCVSGWETLCEQQRNTGYSIDGCFAEYAVADAAYVVPVPDAVSSLDAAPLTCAGVTTYKAVKVARVTPGERVAVFGIGGLGHLAVQYARLVGGVVIAVDVEEAKLDLARELGADHVVDASRQDPVAAIEALGGADVAVVLAVIPRVFEQALAALRRGGRLVCVGLPPEQDGPMALPIFPTVLKGISVIGSIVGTRQDLAEVFDLHARGRTRVVAETRKLDDVNAAIDDVLAGRTTARIVLEP is encoded by the coding sequence ATGAGGGCAGCCGTCGTCCACGACTTCACCGAGGCGCTGAGCATCGAGGATCGCGCCGTGCCCGATCCCGGTCCCGGGCAGGTCCTGGTCCGGATCGAGGCCAGCGGCCTGTGCCACACCGACATCCACGCCGCCCACGGCGACTGGCCGGTGAAGCCGGCGCCACCGTTCGTGCCGGGTCACGAGGGCGTGGGCACCGTCGAGGCGCTGGGGCCCGGCGTCGCCGGCCGGTCGGTCGGCGAGCGGGTCGCGCTGCCCTGGCTCGGACACGCCTGCGGCCGCTGCGACCACTGCGTCAGCGGCTGGGAGACCCTCTGCGAGCAGCAGCGGAACACCGGCTACTCGATCGACGGCTGCTTCGCGGAGTACGCCGTCGCGGACGCGGCCTATGTCGTGCCCGTGCCCGACGCCGTGAGCAGCCTCGACGCGGCGCCGCTCACCTGCGCCGGGGTCACCACCTACAAGGCCGTCAAGGTCGCCCGCGTGACGCCGGGCGAGCGCGTCGCCGTCTTCGGGATCGGCGGCCTCGGGCACCTGGCGGTGCAGTACGCCCGCCTGGTCGGCGGGGTGGTCATCGCCGTGGACGTCGAGGAGGCCAAGCTCGACCTCGCCCGCGAGCTGGGCGCCGACCACGTCGTCGACGCGAGCCGGCAGGACCCGGTCGCGGCGATCGAGGCGCTGGGCGGCGCCGACGTCGCGGTCGTGCTGGCCGTGATCCCGCGGGTCTTCGAGCAGGCGCTGGCGGCGCTGCGCCGCGGCGGCCGGCTGGTCTGCGTGGGCCTCCCGCCCGAGCAGGACGGGCCGATGGCGCTGCCGATCTTCCCCACCGTCCTCAAGGGCATCTCGGTGATCGGCTCGATCGTCGGGACCCGCCAGGACCTCGCCGAGGTCTTCGACCTGCACGCCCGCGGACGCACCCGCGTCGTCGCGGAGACCCGCAAGCTGGACGACGTCAACGCCGCGATCGACGACGTCCTCGCCGGCCGGACCACCGCCCGCATCGTCCTCGAGCCCTGA